One genomic window of Burkholderia diffusa includes the following:
- the gcvA gene encoding transcriptional regulator GcvA, which yields MTRSRLPPLNALRAFEAAARHLSVKSAAEELSVTPGAVSQMIRTLETHLGVQLFERVNRGILLTAAGRDYLPPVRNAFRQIADASQRVSGAADSGVLTVSVTPFFASAWLVPRLAQFRDACPDVDLQIVTSHALADFSRDGVDVAIRHGLGRYIGLCSERLLTVEIVALAAPALVERLGMPATPADLAGWPHLHDAERKGWHIWLDAQRIADFGPPRGPAFDDSGLLLQAILAGQGAGLLPAAMVRNELASGRLVQLADVAWLDDFAYYLVYPPHHAERAKVTAFRRWILEAAQADGAASMTSAV from the coding sequence ATGACCCGTTCCCGCCTGCCACCGCTCAACGCATTGCGCGCGTTCGAAGCGGCCGCCCGCCACCTGTCGGTGAAATCGGCGGCCGAGGAGCTGTCGGTCACGCCGGGGGCGGTGAGCCAGATGATCCGCACGCTCGAGACGCACCTCGGCGTACAGCTGTTCGAGCGCGTGAATCGCGGCATCCTGCTGACCGCGGCGGGCCGCGACTACCTGCCGCCCGTGCGCAACGCGTTCCGGCAGATCGCCGACGCGTCGCAGCGCGTATCGGGCGCCGCTGACAGCGGCGTGCTGACCGTGAGCGTCACACCCTTTTTTGCGTCCGCGTGGCTCGTGCCGCGCCTCGCGCAGTTCCGCGACGCGTGCCCGGACGTCGACCTGCAGATCGTCACGAGCCACGCGCTCGCCGATTTCTCGCGCGACGGCGTCGACGTCGCGATCCGCCACGGTCTCGGCCGCTACATCGGGCTGTGCAGCGAACGACTGCTGACCGTGGAGATCGTCGCGCTCGCGGCGCCGGCACTCGTCGAGCGGCTCGGCATGCCGGCCACGCCCGCCGACCTGGCCGGATGGCCGCATCTGCACGACGCCGAGCGCAAGGGATGGCACATCTGGCTCGATGCACAGCGAATCGCCGATTTCGGCCCGCCGCGCGGCCCCGCGTTCGACGATTCCGGCCTGTTGCTGCAGGCGATCCTCGCCGGCCAGGGCGCCGGCCTGCTCCCGGCGGCGATGGTGCGCAACGAGCTCGCGAGCGGCCGGCTCGTGCAGCTTGCCGACGTCGCCTGGCTCGACGATTTCGCGTACTACCTCGTCTATCCGCCGCATCACGCCGAACGCGCGAAAGTCACCGCGTTCCGCCGATGGATTCTCGAGGCCGCGCAAGCCGACGGAGCCGCGTCGATGACCAGCGCGGTGTAG
- the hemA gene encoding glutamyl-tRNA reductase: MQLLTIGINHHTAPVALRERVAFPLEQIKPALVTFKNVFLGPQAPNAPEAAILSTCNRTELYCATDDRAAREGAIRWLSEYHRIPVDELAPHVYALPQSEAVRHAFRVASGLDSMVLGETQILGQMKDAVRTATEAGALGTYLNQLFQRTFAVAKEVRGTTEIGAQSVSMAAAAVRLAQRIFEKVSDQRVLFIGAGEMIELCATHFAAQSPRELVVANRTAERGQRLAERFNGRAMPLSDLPARMHEFDIIVSCTASTLPIIGLGAVERAVKARRHRPIFMVDLAVPRDIEPEVGKLKDVFLYTVDDLGAIVREGNASRQAAVAQAETIIETRVQNFMQWLDTRSVVPVIRHMHTQADALRRAEVEKAQKLLARGDDPAAVLEALSQALTNKLIHGPTSALNRVNGADRDSLIDLMRGFYQHAPRSNDQSGH, translated from the coding sequence ATGCAACTCCTCACGATCGGAATCAATCACCACACTGCGCCTGTCGCTCTGCGCGAACGCGTGGCGTTTCCGCTCGAGCAAATCAAGCCGGCTCTCGTCACGTTCAAGAACGTGTTCCTCGGCCCCCAGGCGCCCAATGCGCCCGAAGCGGCGATCCTCTCCACCTGCAATCGCACCGAACTCTATTGCGCGACCGATGATCGGGCCGCCCGCGAGGGAGCGATTCGCTGGCTGTCGGAGTACCACCGGATTCCGGTCGACGAACTCGCGCCGCACGTCTATGCGCTGCCGCAGTCGGAAGCCGTCCGGCATGCATTTCGCGTCGCGTCGGGCCTCGACTCGATGGTGCTCGGCGAAACGCAGATTCTGGGCCAGATGAAGGACGCGGTGCGTACCGCAACGGAAGCCGGCGCGCTCGGCACCTACCTGAACCAGCTGTTCCAGCGCACGTTCGCCGTCGCGAAGGAAGTGCGCGGCACGACCGAGATCGGCGCGCAGTCGGTATCGATGGCCGCCGCCGCCGTCCGCCTCGCGCAGCGCATCTTCGAAAAGGTTTCGGATCAGCGCGTGCTGTTCATCGGCGCCGGCGAAATGATCGAGCTCTGTGCGACGCACTTCGCCGCGCAAAGCCCGCGCGAGCTCGTCGTCGCGAACCGCACGGCCGAACGCGGCCAGCGGCTCGCCGAACGCTTCAACGGCCGCGCGATGCCGCTGTCTGACCTGCCCGCCCGCATGCACGAATTCGACATCATCGTGTCGTGCACCGCGTCGACGCTGCCGATCATCGGCCTCGGCGCGGTCGAACGCGCGGTGAAAGCGCGCCGCCATCGGCCGATCTTCATGGTCGATCTCGCGGTACCGCGCGACATCGAGCCGGAAGTCGGCAAGCTGAAGGACGTGTTCCTCTACACCGTCGACGATCTCGGCGCGATCGTGCGCGAAGGCAACGCATCGCGCCAGGCCGCGGTTGCGCAAGCCGAGACGATCATCGAGACGCGCGTGCAGAATTTCATGCAGTGGCTCGACACGCGCAGCGTCGTGCCGGTGATTCGTCACATGCATACGCAGGCCGACGCGCTGCGCCGCGCGGAAGTCGAGAAGGCGCAAAAGCTGCTCGCGCGCGGCGACGATCCGGCGGCAGTCCTCGAAGCGCTGTCGCAGGCGCTCACCAACAAGCTGATCCACGGCCCGACGAGCGCGCTCAACCGCGTAAACGGCGCCGACCGCGATTCGCTGATCGACCTGATGCGCGGCTTCTACCAGCACGCGCCGCGCTCGAACGACCAGTCCGGCCACTAG
- a CDS encoding DUF3761 domain-containing protein yields MPALLRRMTRIATLSAALFVACAALPPAAHAYRTSPGYGSEADLDRHDTYRNRDGDTVHAPAHSKSGRVPDGASARCRDGTYSFSRHRRGTCSGHGGVAAWL; encoded by the coding sequence ATGCCTGCCCTGCTGCGTCGCATGACGCGCATCGCGACCCTGTCGGCCGCGCTGTTCGTCGCGTGTGCCGCCCTGCCGCCCGCCGCGCACGCGTATCGCACGTCGCCCGGATACGGTAGCGAAGCCGACCTCGACCGGCACGACACGTACCGCAATCGCGACGGCGACACCGTCCATGCGCCGGCGCACTCGAAATCGGGCCGCGTGCCCGACGGCGCGAGCGCGCGCTGCCGCGATGGCACGTACAGCTTCAGCCGACATCGGCGCGGCACCTGCTCGGGGCACGGCGGCGTCGCCGCGTGGCTGTGA
- a CDS encoding response regulator transcription factor codes for MRIALIDPEARHAALLNRLLFAGGHVCHAFPSSAAFFEWLATDTCDMLITGNWAGDQPAEEVIPRAQAILPGLPAIAVMQLPRESEVVSCLHAGADDCLVRPVSGPELLARVNALSRRAGVRRPPNRSREMYGEYAFDATHGLVRFGDVVVALTPKEFRFAQLLFANLSRPVSRAHILETVWARRRDMKSRTLDTHASRLRSKLQLLPEHGYRLLPLYGYGYQLDRVPIEPPNSRPRHADARYAASEEITETL; via the coding sequence ATGCGAATCGCCCTGATCGATCCGGAGGCACGTCATGCTGCGCTCCTGAACCGCCTGCTCTTCGCCGGCGGTCACGTGTGCCACGCGTTTCCGTCCAGCGCCGCGTTCTTCGAGTGGCTCGCCACCGATACCTGCGACATGCTGATCACCGGCAACTGGGCCGGCGATCAGCCGGCCGAGGAAGTCATTCCGCGTGCGCAGGCGATCCTGCCCGGCCTGCCGGCCATCGCCGTGATGCAACTGCCGCGCGAAAGCGAAGTCGTGTCATGCCTGCACGCGGGCGCCGACGACTGCCTCGTGCGCCCGGTGAGCGGGCCCGAATTGCTCGCACGGGTGAATGCGCTCAGCCGGCGCGCCGGCGTCCGGCGGCCGCCGAATCGCTCGCGCGAAATGTATGGAGAATACGCATTCGATGCGACCCACGGCCTCGTGCGCTTCGGCGACGTCGTCGTCGCGCTCACGCCGAAGGAGTTCCGGTTCGCGCAACTGCTGTTCGCGAACCTGTCCCGGCCCGTGTCGCGCGCCCATATCCTCGAAACCGTCTGGGCTCGCCGCCGCGACATGAAGTCGCGCACGCTCGACACGCACGCATCCCGGCTGCGCAGCAAGCTGCAGCTGCTTCCGGAGCATGGCTACCGGCTTCTGCCGCTCTACGGCTACGGCTATCAGCTCGACCGCGTGCCGATCGAGCCCCCAAATTCCAGGCCACGCCACGCTGATGCACGGTATGCGGCGAGTGAGGAAATCACCGAAACGCTATAA
- the ettA gene encoding energy-dependent translational throttle protein EttA, which yields MAQYVFTMNRVGKIVPPKRQILKDISLSFFPGAKIGVLGLNGSGKSTLIRIMAGVDKDIEGEATPMPNLNIGYLPQEPQLDPTKTVREAVEEGLGDLFQANKKLEEIYAAYAEPDADFDALAAEQAKYEAILASSDGGSPEQQLEVAADALRLPPWDAKIEHLSGGEKRRVALCKLLLEKPDMLLLDEPTNHLDAESVDWLEQFLVRFPGTVVAVTHDRYFLDNAAEWILELDRGHGIPWKGNYSSWLDQKEERLKQEEASESARQKAIKKELEWVRQNPKGRQAKSKARIARFEELNSQEYQKRNETQEIFIPVGDRLGNEVIEFKNVSKSFGDRLLIDNLNFKIPAGAIVGIIGPNGAGKSTLFKMLTGKEQPDSGEVVLGPTVKLAYVDQSRDALDGSKTVFEEISGGADVLTVGKYETPSRAYIGRFNFKGGDQQKIVGNLSGGERGRLHLAKTLISGGNVLLLDEPSNDLDVETLRALEDALLEFAGSVMVISHDRWFLDRIATHILAFEGDSQVTFFDGNYQEYEADKRARLGEEAAKPKRLRYKPISR from the coding sequence ATGGCCCAATACGTTTTCACGATGAACCGGGTCGGCAAGATCGTGCCGCCCAAGCGCCAGATCCTGAAGGACATCTCGCTGTCGTTCTTTCCCGGCGCGAAGATCGGCGTGCTCGGCCTGAACGGCTCGGGCAAGTCGACGCTGATCCGCATCATGGCGGGCGTCGACAAGGACATCGAAGGCGAAGCGACGCCGATGCCGAACCTGAACATCGGCTACCTGCCGCAGGAACCGCAACTCGATCCGACGAAGACGGTGCGCGAAGCCGTCGAGGAAGGCCTCGGCGACCTGTTCCAGGCGAACAAGAAGCTCGAGGAAATCTACGCCGCGTATGCGGAACCGGACGCCGACTTCGACGCACTCGCGGCCGAGCAGGCGAAGTACGAAGCGATCCTCGCATCGAGCGACGGCGGCAGCCCCGAGCAACAGCTCGAAGTGGCCGCCGATGCGTTGCGCCTGCCGCCGTGGGACGCCAAGATCGAGCACCTGTCGGGTGGCGAAAAGCGCCGCGTCGCACTGTGCAAGCTGCTGCTCGAGAAGCCGGACATGTTGCTGCTCGACGAACCGACCAACCACCTCGACGCCGAATCGGTCGACTGGCTCGAGCAGTTCCTGGTGCGTTTCCCGGGCACCGTCGTCGCCGTCACGCACGATCGTTACTTCCTCGACAACGCGGCCGAGTGGATTCTCGAGCTCGACCGCGGCCACGGCATTCCGTGGAAGGGCAACTACAGCAGCTGGCTCGACCAGAAGGAAGAGCGCCTGAAGCAGGAAGAAGCGTCGGAATCGGCGCGCCAGAAGGCGATCAAGAAGGAACTGGAGTGGGTGCGCCAGAACCCGAAGGGCCGCCAGGCGAAGTCGAAGGCGCGTATCGCGCGCTTCGAGGAGCTGAACAGCCAGGAATACCAGAAGCGCAACGAAACGCAGGAAATCTTCATTCCGGTCGGCGACCGCCTCGGCAATGAAGTGATCGAGTTCAAGAACGTCAGCAAGTCGTTCGGCGACCGCCTGCTGATCGACAACCTGAACTTCAAGATTCCGGCCGGCGCGATCGTCGGCATCATCGGCCCGAACGGCGCCGGCAAGTCGACACTGTTCAAGATGCTGACCGGCAAGGAACAGCCGGATTCGGGCGAAGTCGTGTTGGGCCCGACCGTAAAGCTCGCGTACGTCGACCAGAGCCGCGACGCGCTCGACGGCTCGAAGACGGTATTCGAGGAAATCTCGGGCGGCGCCGACGTGCTGACGGTCGGCAAGTACGAAACGCCGTCGCGGGCGTACATCGGCCGCTTCAACTTCAAGGGCGGCGACCAGCAGAAGATCGTCGGCAACCTGTCCGGCGGCGAACGCGGCCGCCTGCACCTCGCGAAGACGCTGATTTCCGGCGGCAACGTGCTGCTGCTCGACGAACCGTCGAACGACCTCGACGTCGAAACGCTGCGCGCGCTGGAAGATGCGCTGCTCGAATTCGCGGGCTCGGTGATGGTGATCTCGCACGATCGCTGGTTCCTCGACCGGATCGCGACGCACATCCTCGCGTTCGAAGGCGATTCGCAGGTCACGTTCTTCGACGGCAACTACCAGGAATACGAAGCCGACAAACGTGCTCGCCTCGGCGAGGAAGCGGCGAAGCCGAAGCGTCTGCGCTACAAGCCGATCAGCCGCTGA
- a CDS encoding HAD family hydrolase, protein MTIKAVVFDFGGVLIDWSPEYLYRQLIPDETERRWFLTHVCAMDWVIRQDGGQTIDEGTSELVAKFPAHEALIRAFYARWHEMIGGVLDDGAALVDRLDAQGMPLFGLTNWSAQTFPYAWDNFPVLRRFKDIVVSGRVKLVKPDPAIYREMHARIDPHVPGIAPHELVFIDDNAKNAAAATALGWHGIHHTSAAATEARLRELGALA, encoded by the coding sequence ATGACGATCAAGGCGGTGGTGTTCGATTTCGGCGGCGTGCTGATCGACTGGAGCCCCGAGTATCTGTACCGGCAACTGATTCCGGACGAAACCGAGCGCCGCTGGTTCCTCACGCACGTGTGCGCGATGGACTGGGTGATCCGCCAGGACGGCGGGCAGACGATCGACGAAGGGACGAGCGAGCTCGTCGCGAAGTTTCCGGCGCACGAGGCGCTGATCCGCGCGTTCTATGCGCGCTGGCACGAGATGATCGGCGGCGTGCTCGACGACGGCGCCGCGCTTGTCGATCGGCTCGATGCGCAGGGGATGCCGCTCTTCGGGCTGACCAACTGGTCCGCGCAGACGTTTCCGTATGCATGGGACAACTTCCCGGTGCTGCGGCGCTTCAAGGACATCGTCGTGTCGGGTCGCGTGAAGCTCGTGAAGCCCGATCCGGCGATCTACCGCGAGATGCATGCGCGGATCGATCCACACGTGCCGGGCATCGCGCCGCACGAGCTCGTGTTCATCGACGACAACGCGAAGAACGCCGCTGCCGCGACGGCGCTCGGCTGGCATGGCATTCACCACACGAGCGCGGCGGCGACCGAGGCGCGCTTGCGCGAGCTGGGCGCGCTCGCGTAG
- a CDS encoding aminopeptidase P family protein, producing the protein MNARLPEVSSVPARLALLRGAMVREDLAAYLVPSADPHLSEYLPERWQARRWLSGFTGSVGTLVVTADFAGLWVDSRYWVQAEAELAGTGVQLMKMTGGQQSAPHVDWLAQNVLAGETVGVDGAVLGVAAARALTAALSARGIALRTDLDLLDAIWPERPGLPGDAVFEHVAPQADTTRASKLAEVRRAMHAQGAQWHFVSTLDDLAWLFNLRGADVNFNPVFVAHAMIGADRATLFVADGKVSPALAASLARDGVEVRAYDAARAALAALPDGATLLIDPRRVTFGTLEAVPAGVKLVEAVNPSTFAKSRKTSAEIEHVRVTMEHDGAALAEFFAWFEQAVNRETITELTIDEQLTAARARRPGYVSPSFATIAGFNANGAMPHYRATPESHATIAGDGLLLVDSGGQYTTGTTDITRVVPVGTVSDLQRRDFTIVLKSMMALSRARFPRGIRSPMLDAIARAPMWAAGLDYGHGTGHGVGYFLNVHEGPQVISHYAPAESYTAMEEGMITSIEPGVYRPGKWGIRIENLVVNRAAGQTEFGDFLAFETLTLCPIDTRCVLVEMLHEEERAWLNTYHATVRERVGRHVSGDAKAWLDARTQPI; encoded by the coding sequence ATGAATGCCCGTCTCCCCGAAGTCTCGTCGGTGCCGGCCCGCCTCGCGCTGCTGCGCGGCGCGATGGTCCGCGAGGACCTGGCCGCCTATCTCGTGCCGTCCGCCGATCCTCACTTGTCCGAGTACCTGCCCGAACGCTGGCAGGCGCGCCGCTGGTTGTCCGGTTTCACCGGCTCGGTCGGCACGCTGGTCGTAACCGCGGACTTCGCGGGCTTGTGGGTCGACAGCCGGTACTGGGTGCAGGCCGAGGCGGAACTGGCCGGCACGGGCGTCCAGTTGATGAAGATGACGGGCGGGCAGCAAAGCGCGCCGCATGTCGACTGGCTCGCTCAGAATGTGCTGGCCGGTGAGACGGTCGGCGTCGACGGTGCCGTGCTCGGGGTCGCGGCGGCGCGCGCGCTGACGGCCGCGTTGAGCGCGCGCGGCATCGCGCTGCGCACCGATCTCGACCTGCTCGACGCGATCTGGCCGGAGCGCCCGGGGCTGCCGGGCGACGCGGTGTTCGAGCACGTCGCGCCGCAGGCCGACACGACGCGCGCGAGCAAGCTCGCCGAAGTCCGCCGTGCGATGCACGCGCAGGGCGCGCAATGGCATTTCGTGTCGACGCTCGACGATCTCGCGTGGCTGTTCAACCTGCGCGGTGCCGACGTCAACTTCAACCCCGTGTTCGTCGCGCACGCGATGATCGGCGCCGATCGCGCGACGCTGTTCGTCGCCGACGGCAAGGTGTCGCCGGCGCTGGCCGCATCGCTCGCGCGGGACGGCGTCGAGGTCCGCGCGTATGACGCCGCGCGCGCGGCGCTCGCGGCACTCCCTGACGGCGCGACGCTGCTGATCGACCCGCGTCGCGTGACGTTCGGCACGCTCGAGGCCGTGCCGGCCGGCGTGAAGCTGGTCGAGGCCGTGAACCCGTCGACGTTCGCGAAATCGCGCAAGACGTCCGCCGAGATCGAGCACGTGCGCGTGACGATGGAGCACGACGGCGCCGCACTCGCCGAATTCTTCGCGTGGTTCGAGCAAGCGGTGAACCGCGAGACGATCACCGAGCTGACGATCGACGAGCAGCTTACGGCCGCGCGCGCTCGGCGTCCCGGCTACGTGTCGCCGAGCTTCGCGACGATTGCCGGCTTCAACGCCAATGGCGCGATGCCGCACTATCGCGCGACGCCCGAGTCGCACGCGACGATCGCCGGCGACGGCCTGCTGCTCGTCGATTCGGGCGGCCAGTACACGACCGGCACGACCGACATCACGCGCGTCGTGCCGGTTGGCACGGTCAGCGATCTGCAACGCCGCGATTTCACGATCGTGCTGAAGTCGATGATGGCGCTGTCGCGTGCCCGTTTCCCGCGCGGCATCCGTTCGCCGATGCTCGACGCGATCGCGCGCGCGCCGATGTGGGCGGCCGGACTCGATTACGGCCACGGCACCGGCCACGGCGTCGGCTACTTCCTGAACGTGCACGAGGGCCCGCAGGTCATCTCGCACTACGCGCCGGCCGAGTCGTACACCGCGATGGAAGAGGGGATGATCACGTCGATCGAGCCGGGCGTGTACCGGCCCGGCAAATGGGGCATCCGGATCGAGAACCTGGTCGTGAACCGCGCGGCCGGACAGACCGAATTCGGCGACTTCCTCGCGTTCGAGACGCTGACGCTGTGTCCGATCGACACGCGTTGCGTGCTGGTCGAGATGCTGCACGAAGAAGAGCGCGCGTGGCTGAACACATATCACGCGACCGTGCGCGAGCGCGTCGGCCGGCACGTGAGCGGCGATGCGAAGGCGTGGCTCGACGCGCGCACGCAGCCGATCTGA
- the prfA gene encoding peptide chain release factor 1: MKTSMQRKLDQLSIRLAELNDLLSRENVTADLDQYRKLTREHAELGPVVEQYALWRQSRSDETAAQELLADASMRDFAEDEIRSARERMARLEGELQKMLLPKDPNDDRNIFLEIRAGTGGDESALFAGDLLRMYLRYAERQRWQVEMMSESPSDLGGYKEVIVRIAGQGAYSRLKFESGGHRVQRVPATETQGRIHTSACTVAVMPEADEIGEVEINPADLRIDTFRASGAGGQHINKTDSAVRVTHIPTGIVVECQDDRSQHKNKDRALKVLAARIKDKQYHEQHAKEAATRKSLIGSGDRSERIRTYNFPQGRMTDHRINLTLYRLEALMDGDLDELIGALVSEHQAELLASLGDTD; encoded by the coding sequence ATGAAGACGAGCATGCAACGCAAGCTCGACCAGCTGTCTATCCGGCTGGCCGAACTGAACGACCTGCTGAGCCGCGAAAACGTCACGGCCGACCTCGACCAGTACCGCAAGCTGACGCGCGAACACGCGGAACTCGGCCCGGTCGTCGAGCAGTACGCGCTGTGGCGCCAGTCGCGCAGCGACGAGACGGCCGCGCAGGAGCTGCTCGCCGATGCATCGATGCGCGATTTCGCCGAAGACGAGATTCGCAGCGCGCGCGAACGCATGGCTCGCCTCGAAGGCGAGTTGCAGAAGATGCTGCTGCCCAAGGACCCGAACGACGACCGCAACATCTTCCTCGAAATCCGCGCCGGCACCGGCGGCGACGAATCGGCGCTGTTCGCGGGCGACCTGCTGCGCATGTACCTGCGTTACGCGGAACGCCAGCGCTGGCAGGTCGAGATGATGTCGGAGAGCCCGTCGGACCTCGGCGGCTACAAGGAAGTGATCGTGCGGATCGCGGGCCAGGGTGCATACTCGCGCCTGAAATTCGAATCGGGCGGCCATCGCGTGCAACGCGTGCCGGCGACCGAGACGCAGGGGCGCATCCACACGTCCGCTTGCACGGTCGCGGTGATGCCGGAAGCCGACGAGATCGGCGAGGTCGAGATCAATCCGGCCGACTTGCGGATCGACACGTTCCGCGCGTCGGGCGCGGGCGGCCAGCACATCAACAAGACCGATTCGGCGGTGCGCGTCACGCACATCCCGACCGGGATCGTCGTCGAGTGCCAGGACGACCGTTCGCAGCACAAGAACAAGGATCGTGCGCTGAAAGTGCTCGCCGCGCGCATCAAGGACAAGCAGTATCACGAGCAGCACGCGAAGGAAGCGGCGACGCGCAAGAGCCTGATCGGCTCGGGCGACCGCTCGGAACGGATCCGCACGTACAACTTCCCGCAGGGCCGGATGACCGACCACCGGATCAACCTGACGCTGTACCGGCTCGAGGCGCTGATGGACGGCGATCTCGACGAACTGATCGGCGCGCTCGTCAGCGAACATCAGGCCGAACTGCTCGCGTCGCTCGGCGACACCGACTGA
- the prmC gene encoding peptide chain release factor N(5)-glutamine methyltransferase produces the protein MPDTTADELLRATPLDPVDARVLLAHALGWTRTQLITRGDAPLEPAAIARYRALEARRAAGEPVAQLVGMREFFGRPFDVTPDVLIPRPETELLVEAALDAIDGRPHPAVLDLGTGSGAIAVSIAAERPDARVWALDRSPAALEVAQRNANKLLDAGRPGGPLHWLQSDWYAALDPVLAFDTIVSNPPYIAQHDPHLVQGDLRFEPRGALTDDADGLSAIRTIVAGAGAYLKPGGTLWIEHGYDQAEAVRALLVSRGFVAVESRADLAAIERTTGGRRPG, from the coding sequence ATGCCCGACACCACCGCCGACGAACTGCTGCGCGCGACGCCGCTCGATCCGGTCGATGCGCGCGTGCTGCTCGCACACGCGCTCGGCTGGACCCGCACGCAATTGATCACGCGCGGCGACGCCCCGCTCGAACCGGCCGCGATCGCGCGCTACCGCGCGCTCGAAGCGCGCCGCGCGGCCGGTGAGCCGGTCGCGCAGCTCGTCGGGATGCGCGAATTCTTCGGCCGTCCGTTCGACGTGACGCCCGACGTGCTGATCCCGCGCCCGGAAACCGAACTGCTCGTCGAAGCCGCGCTCGACGCGATCGACGGACGGCCGCATCCGGCGGTGCTCGATCTGGGCACCGGCAGCGGCGCGATCGCCGTGTCGATCGCCGCCGAACGGCCCGATGCGCGCGTGTGGGCGCTCGACCGTTCGCCGGCCGCGCTCGAGGTCGCTCAACGCAACGCGAACAAGCTGCTCGACGCGGGCCGCCCGGGCGGCCCGCTGCATTGGCTGCAGAGCGACTGGTATGCCGCGCTCGATCCGGTGCTCGCGTTCGACACGATCGTCAGCAACCCGCCGTACATCGCGCAGCACGATCCGCACCTCGTGCAGGGCGACCTGCGGTTCGAGCCGCGCGGCGCGCTCACCGACGATGCCGACGGCCTCAGCGCGATCCGCACGATCGTCGCCGGCGCCGGCGCTTACCTGAAACCCGGCGGCACGCTATGGATCGAGCATGGCTACGACCAGGCCGAAGCCGTGCGCGCATTGCTGGTGTCACGCGGCTTCGTCGCTGTCGAATCGCGCGCCGATCTGGCGGCGATCGAACGCACGACGGGCGGCCGCCGGCCCGGTTGA
- a CDS encoding cysteine hydrolase family protein codes for MADTAVIVIDMQRGLVQRARPAYRLDDVVSGINRLTAAARAAHAPVCFVQHDGDADDDIVPGTSGWELHEELIVDHADWRIRKQVSDSFHDTSLAAQLDGHGIRSVLICGYATEFCVDSAARRAALLGYRTTVVSDLHTTNERTHLSAAQIVAHHHFVWENNTLSGNSVTPRTLADVLATEFA; via the coding sequence ATGGCAGATACCGCAGTGATCGTGATCGACATGCAGCGCGGGCTGGTGCAGCGTGCGCGGCCCGCGTACCGGCTCGACGACGTCGTATCGGGCATCAACCGGCTGACGGCGGCGGCGCGCGCGGCGCACGCGCCCGTGTGCTTCGTGCAGCACGACGGCGACGCGGACGACGACATCGTGCCCGGCACGTCCGGCTGGGAATTGCATGAGGAACTGATCGTCGATCATGCCGACTGGCGCATCCGCAAGCAGGTGAGCGATTCGTTCCACGACACGTCGCTCGCCGCGCAACTCGACGGCCACGGCATCCGTTCGGTGCTGATCTGCGGCTATGCGACCGAGTTCTGCGTCGATTCGGCCGCGCGCCGCGCGGCATTGCTCGGCTACCGGACAACCGTCGTGTCCGACCTGCACACCACGAACGAACGCACGCACCTGTCGGCCGCGCAGATCGTCGCGCATCATCACTTCGTGTGGGAAAACAATACGCTGTCGGGCAACTCCGTGACGCCGCGCACGCTTGCCGACGTGCTCGCGACGGAGTTCGCATGA